A genomic window from Nicotiana sylvestris chromosome 11, ASM39365v2, whole genome shotgun sequence includes:
- the LOC138881101 gene encoding uncharacterized protein: MMQQVVGSNAKINERVDAQDAAIKNIEVQVGQISMSLNNRPHGTLPADTQINPKDQGPKQLMAVPVQTAQEENSIQNVIEKEAETVQEPVVDVAADKDQSQLIGKKKPPAPFPQRLAKYQKEEQYKKFFEMLKQIQVNIPLIEALKEIPGYAKMMKDLMSQKFYFQDLATVTLTQTCSAVVTRPIAEKLSDPGSFTIPCTIGNFAFAKALTVKRPSGILDDVLVQVGKFVFPADFVILDCRMDEEIPIILGRPFLATGRALIDCETEELKMRYFQVPEETDAMKSMTEELEQVALFEEFLERKFHLGTRLHPELRSGFIEFLKINPD; encoded by the exons atgatgcagcaggttgtTGGGTCTAATGCAAAGATTAATGAGAGAGTGGATGCACAGGATGCAGCaatcaagaatattgaagtgcaggtGGGCCAAATTTCtatgtctctgaacaatcgtcctcatgggacactacctgcagacacccagataaatccaaaagatcaaggcccaaagcagctgatggcg GTGCCAGTCCAGACCGCCCAGGAAGAAAATAGCATCCAGAATGTGATcgagaaagaagctgagacagtCCAGGAACCAGTAGTTGATGTAGCAGCTGATAAAGATCAATCCCAGTTGATTGGGAAGAAGAAACCTCCTGCACCTTTCCCTCAGAGGCTGGCTAAGTATCAAAAGGAGGAACAATACAAGAAGTTCTTCgaaatgctgaaacaaatccaggtaaacatACCATTGATTGAAGCTTTGAAGGAGATTcctgggtatgcaaaaatgatgaaggacttgatgtcccaaaAGTTttatttccaagacttggccacagttactcttactcagacatgtagtgcagtggtgactagaccaattgcaGAAAAGTTGTCTGACCCAGggagctttacaattccatgcactattggtaattttgcttttgctaaagcact gacAGTGAAACGACCCTCTGGTATACTGGATGATGTGCTAgttcaggtagggaaatttgtgttccctgcagattttgtgatcttagactgcagaatggatgaagagattcccataattttgggaagaccattcttggccacagggagagctctcattgattgtgaaactgaAGAGCTCAAGATGAGGTATTTCCAAGTTCCTGAAGAGACTGATGCAATGAAGTCCATGACGGAAGAACTAGAGCAAGTTGCATTGTTCGAAGAATTCCTAGAAAGGAAATTCCATTTAGGAACAAGACTGCACCCGGAGCTCAGATCTGGTTTTATTGAATTCCTTAAAATTAACCCTGATTGA